In Ctenopharyngodon idella isolate HZGC_01 chromosome 1, HZGC01, whole genome shotgun sequence, a single genomic region encodes these proteins:
- the kdm2aa gene encoding lysine (K)-specific demethylase 2Aa isoform X4 yields the protein MDDPKPRYSKRLRSGTRRRYQDDGISDDEIDGKRTFDLEEKLHSSRFSSDRVKRMEGKDLTYEYVQRCGLRDPIIFERPDGLGIKMPDQDFSVNDVKLFVGSRRMIDVMDVSTQKGTEMSMAQWRRYYETPPSQREKLYNVISLEFSHTKLESLVKRPDTVDMIDWVDNMWPRHLKERQRDATNSIMDMQYPKVQKYCLMSVQGCYTDFHIDFGGTSVWYHILRGCKVFWLIPPTPQNLELYENWVLSGKQGDIFLGDKATDCQRIELKQGYTFIIPSGWIHAVYTPVDTLVFGGNFLHSFNIPMQLHISSIEDRTREDFPYCFTVPAKFRYPFYYEMGWYVLERYLYSMTNTSYLIPEFQKYSLGIGLKRESSGCEVLNGHTKEEREDNDAPSSPSGPGVKLHLTPFELEGLWNLVGKLESLPSHKKCVPSGIHNAAALLHDIRALLKEHANDIPKLSYTGKPIVRWPKRPPWYQPPPPPPPVIRPKLATTPIVSRPVKPASNMSVLRRRRVRCKRCEACLRTECGDCNFCRDMKKFGGPGKLKQTCVLRQCLAPGLPLSAVCEICEEGNQETSEELMECSNCAQIAHPSCLKTSGEGVVNKDLPSCWECPKCVFGKDTDSESSGSGDDITAQDGSGGRGGEGGAWHGVGRPPSSLSHGSLQKRAAAPEQRLRKRLKLEGGKTHKRKSSSLDPRVAKIYRRHGMEHDDDSGSDDDGDSGKMSSVRGGVSSSRRGYGAGRRGVWRGSSHRGSRGGGSLATSSLKMRRGLGARGESRGRVRLRGGSHMRRRRYETEDDDDDDDDDDDDDEDDDDEDDSDEERHLSRSDKEHRSRRRRRRGDDYDDDDDDDEDDDDEEDSEDQDFDGEDDEMEDLDDGGEEDDEDGENQSDSDPDPPVLLVSDLNDDLLNDSYLTVTLQRPPKAKRDPGSIVPKLEAAMSPRTPSGPGFIQRKTLPRTRLRNSTSTPAGNGLSQSKSAHTSGRHTRRNSNQDGRDRDTASPSSMSSRSSVSPPPPPPAVTTSSPPSLLSHPSFRDVGNERGCEKDIWVSVFRYLGRTDLAVCMRVCKAWYKWCCDKRLWTRIDLSRCRALSPQGLSAVIKRQPVTLDLSWTPVSKKQIAWLIHHLPSLKDLIMSGCSSLCVSALSSQSCPGLRTLDLCWAVGVKDSQIKDLIVQPGSESRSRLRGLLTLRLSGLDVSDSTLKMIVRHMPSLRRLDLSHCQGLTDQSINLLTATGCNTRNTLRQLNLSGCNKLTDACLSYMKRLSALALLDLRGCKNVTRHGCENFISDLSYCTLFCLTEDKLIQRIS from the exons ATGGACGACCCCAAACCGCGTTACAGCAAGCGACTG CGGTCTGGCACGCGGCGGCGTTACCAAGACGATGGCATTTCCGACGACGAGATCGATGGAAAGAGGACTTTCGATCTGGAGGAGAAGCTGCACAGCAGCCGCTTCAGCTCTGACCGAGTCAAACGCATGGAGGGCAAAG ACCTCACATATGAGTACGTCCAGAGATGTGGGCTCCGGGACCCCATCATCTTTGAGAGACCTGATGGACTTGGCATTAA AATGCCGGATCAAGACTTTAGTGTGAATGATGTGAAGTTGTTTGTAG GAAGTCGGCGTATGATTGACGTGATGGATGTGTCTACTCAGAAGGGCACGGAGATGTCAATGGCCCAGTGGAGGCGTTACTATGAGACTCCTCCCTCTCAGAGAGAGAAGCTTTACAATGTTATCAGCCTTGAATTTAGCCACACTAAACTAGAGAGCCTCGTCAAAAGACCTGACACG GTGGACATGATTGACTGGGTGGACAACATGTGGCCACGGCACTTAAAAGAAAGGCAAAGAGATGCCACAAACTCGATCATGGACATGCAATACCCCAAAGTGCAGAA GTACTGCCTAATGAGCGTGCAGGGCTGTTACACAGATTTCCACATAGACTTTGGAGGCACATCTGTGTGGTACCACATACTGCGGGGATGCAAG GTGTTTTGGTTAATCCCACCCACGCCACAAAACCTGGAGCTTTATGAGAACTGGGTGTTGTCAGGGAAACAAGGCGACATCTTCCTTGGTGACAAGGCCACTGATTGCCAGAGGATTGAGCTCAAGCAGGGCTACACATTCATTATTCCATCGG gTTGGATTCATGCGGTGTATACACCAGTGGACACACTTGTATTTGGTGGAAATTTTCTACATAGTTTTAATATCCCCATGCAACTGCACATCTCCAGCATTGAGGACAGGACAAGG GAAGATTTTCCTTACTGCTTTACG GTGCCTGCTAAGTTCCGGTATCCGTTCTATTATGAGATGGGTTGGTACGTGTTGGAGCGTTATCTGTACAGCATGACCAACACATCATATCTCATCCCTGAGTTCCAGAAATACTCTCTGGGCATTG GCTTGAAGCGCGAAAGCTCGGGCTGTGAGGTACTAAATGGCCACACTAAAGAGGAAAGAGAAGACAACGATGCTCCCTCTTCACCTAGTGGGCCAGGGGTGAAGCTTCACTTGACTCCCTTTGAGCTGGAGGGGTTGTGGAACCTGGTAGGGAAGTTGGAGTCACTTCCCTCACATAAGAAGTGTGTGCCTTCAGGAATACACAATGCTGCTGCCCTGCTACACGACATAAGG GCGTTATTGAAAGAACATGCCAATGACATCCCTAAACTCTCATACACTGGAAAACCCATTGTCAGATGGCCAAAGAGG CCCCCCTGGTACCAGCCCCCTCCTCCCCCTCCACCTGTCATTCGTCCCAAGCTGGCAACCACACCCATTGTTTCACGGCCAGTGAAACCAGCCTCCAATATGTCGGTTCTGCGACGGCGCCGCGTGCGCTGTAAACGCTGCGAGGCCTGTCTGCGCACAGAATGTGGTGACTGCAACTTCTGCAGAGACATGAAGAAATTTGGTGGCCCTGGCAAACTCAAACAGACCTGTGTACTACGCCAGTGTCTTGCT CCTGGTCTGCCGCTCTCTGCTGTATGTGAGATCTGTGAGGAAGGCAACCAGGAGACTAGTGAAGAGCTCATGGAGTGCTCCAACTGTGCTCAGATAGCACATCCTAGCTGTTTGAAG ACATCTGGTGAGGGAGTGGTGAACAAAGACCTACCGAGCTGCTGGGAGTGTCCCAAATGTGTTTTCGGCAAAGACACAGATTCTGAG TCGTCAGGCAGCggtgatgacatcactgcacAGGATGGGTCAGGGGGGCGTGGGGGCGAGGGCGGGGCATGGCACGGGGTCGGGCGGCCCccctcttctctctctcacGGGTCGCTCCAGAAACGGGCAGCAGCCCCTGAGCAGCGGCTCAGGAAGAGG CTAAAATTGGAGGGTGGTAAAACGCAT AAACGCAAATCTTCATCTCTTGATCCTCGCGTGGCTAAGATCTACCGGCGACATGGAATGGAACACGATGATGATTCAGGCAGCGATGACGATGGAGATAGTGGCAAGATGTCATCAGTCCGGGGCGGGGTCTCTTCATCCCGCCGAGGTTATGGAGCTGGCAGACGAGGTGTTTGGAGAGGCTCCTCGCATCGAGGGAGTCGAGGGGGAGGCAGCTTGGCAACAAGTTCGCTGAAAATGAGACGAGGACTTGGGGCAAGAGGGGAGAGTAGGGGTCGGGTTAGGTTACGAGGAGGATCCCATATGAGGCGACGACGCTATGAAacagaggatgatgatgatgacgatgacgacgatgatgatgatgatgaggatgatgatgatgaggatgacAGTGATGAAGAGAGGCATCTTAGCCGGTCAGATAAAGAGCATCGTTCAAGGAGACGGAGACGGAGAGGTGATGActacgatgatgatgatgacgacgacgaggatgatgatgatgaggaagaCAGTGAGGATCAGGACTTTGATGGAGAGGATGATGAAATGGAAGATTTGGATGACGGAGGAGAGGAAGATGATGAGGATGGAGAGAACCAATCAGACTCTGATCCTGATCCACCCGTCTTACTTGTCTCAGACTTGAACGATGATCTGCTGAACGATTCCTACTTGACTGTGACCCTCCAGCGTCCTCCAAAGGCCAAACGTGACCCAGGCTCCATTGTACCCAAACTAGAGGCGGCTATGTCTCCCCGAACACCTAGCGGTCCTGGCTTCATCCAGCGCAAAACGCTACCCAGGACCCGACTCAGGAACAGCACCTCGACACCTGCAGGGAATGGCCTCTCTCAGTCCAAAAGCGCCCACACTTCCGGCCGCCACACAAGGCGGAACTCCAACCAAGATGGTCGAGACAGAGACACAGCATCACCTTCCTCTATGTCTTCTCGTTCCTCTGTTTCTCCACCACCTCCTCCTCCAGCTGTCACCACTTCTTCCCCTCCTTCCCTTCTTTCTCATCCCTCATTCCGTGATGTAGGAAACGAGCGTGGCTGTGAAAAAGACATTTGGGTATCAGTGTTCCGCTACTTGGGTCGGACTGACTTGGCTGTGTGTATGAGAGTCTGCAAGGCTTGGTACAAGTG GTGTTGTGATAAGCGCTTATGGACACGGATAGATCTGAGTCGTTGTCGGGCACTCAGCCCTCAGGGTCTGTCAGCTGTCATTAAACGACAACCTGTGACACTTGACCTCTCCTGGACACCTGTATCAAAGAAACAGATTGCCTGGCTCATTCATCACCTCCCAA GTTTAAAAGATCTAATAATGTCAGGTTGTTCTTCATTATGCGTGTCAGCGTTAAGTTCGCAGAGCTGTCCAGGTTTGCGGACACTTGACCTGTGTTGGGCCGTGGGCGTCAAAGATTCACAAATAAAAGACCTTATTGTGCAACCAG GCAGTGAAAGTCGCAGTCGATTAAGAGGTTTGCTCACTCTGCGCTTGTCTGGTTTGGATGTGAGTGACTCTACCCTTAAGATGATCGTCAGACATATGCCTTCACTACGCCGGTTAGATTTGTCCCACTGCCAGGGGCTCACAGACCAGTCCATCAACCTGCTCACCGCTACTGGCTGTAATACTCGCAACACACTCAGACAGCTCAATCTTTCAG
- the kdm2aa gene encoding lysine (K)-specific demethylase 2Aa isoform X3 produces the protein MDWMSAGDGTPSHVRSKRSGTRRRYQDDGISDDEIDGKRTFDLEEKLHSSRFSSDRVKRMEGKDLTYEYVQRCGLRDPIIFERPDGLGIKMPDQDFSVNDVKLFVGSRRMIDVMDVSTQKGTEMSMAQWRRYYETPPSQREKLYNVISLEFSHTKLESLVKRPDTVDMIDWVDNMWPRHLKERQRDATNSIMDMQYPKVQKYCLMSVQGCYTDFHIDFGGTSVWYHILRGCKVFWLIPPTPQNLELYENWVLSGKQGDIFLGDKATDCQRIELKQGYTFIIPSGWIHAVYTPVDTLVFGGNFLHSFNIPMQLHISSIEDRTREDFPYCFTVPAKFRYPFYYEMGWYVLERYLYSMTNTSYLIPEFQKYSLGIGLKRESSGCEVLNGHTKEEREDNDAPSSPSGPGVKLHLTPFELEGLWNLVGKLESLPSHKKCVPSGIHNAAALLHDIRALLKEHANDIPKLSYTGKPIVRWPKRPPWYQPPPPPPPVIRPKLATTPIVSRPVKPASNMSVLRRRRVRCKRCEACLRTECGDCNFCRDMKKFGGPGKLKQTCVLRQCLAPGLPLSAVCEICEEGNQETSEELMECSNCAQIAHPSCLKTSGEGVVNKDLPSCWECPKCVFGKDTDSESSGSGDDITAQDGSGGRGGEGGAWHGVGRPPSSLSHGSLQKRAAAPEQRLRKRLKLEGGKTHKRKSSSLDPRVAKIYRRHGMEHDDDSGSDDDGDSGKMSSVRGGVSSSRRGYGAGRRGVWRGSSHRGSRGGGSLATSSLKMRRGLGARGESRGRVRLRGGSHMRRRRYETEDDDDDDDDDDDDDEDDDDEDDSDEERHLSRSDKEHRSRRRRRRGDDYDDDDDDDEDDDDEEDSEDQDFDGEDDEMEDLDDGGEEDDEDGENQSDSDPDPPVLLVSDLNDDLLNDSYLTVTLQRPPKAKRDPGSIVPKLEAAMSPRTPSGPGFIQRKTLPRTRLRNSTSTPAGNGLSQSKSAHTSGRHTRRNSNQDGRDRDTASPSSMSSRSSVSPPPPPPAVTTSSPPSLLSHPSFRDVGNERGCEKDIWVSVFRYLGRTDLAVCMRVCKAWYKWCCDKRLWTRIDLSRCRALSPQGLSAVIKRQPVTLDLSWTPVSKKQIAWLIHHLPSLKDLIMSGCSSLCVSALSSQSCPGLRTLDLCWAVGVKDSQIKDLIVQPGSESRSRLRGLLTLRLSGLDVSDSTLKMIVRHMPSLRRLDLSHCQGLTDQSINLLTATGCNTRNTLRQLNLSGCNKLTDACLSYMKRLSALALLDLRGCKNVTRHGCENFISDLSYCTLFCLTEDKLIQRIS, from the exons ATGGACTGGATGTCCGCCGGGGATGGGACGCCAAGCCACGTAAGATCTAAG CGGTCTGGCACGCGGCGGCGTTACCAAGACGATGGCATTTCCGACGACGAGATCGATGGAAAGAGGACTTTCGATCTGGAGGAGAAGCTGCACAGCAGCCGCTTCAGCTCTGACCGAGTCAAACGCATGGAGGGCAAAG ACCTCACATATGAGTACGTCCAGAGATGTGGGCTCCGGGACCCCATCATCTTTGAGAGACCTGATGGACTTGGCATTAA AATGCCGGATCAAGACTTTAGTGTGAATGATGTGAAGTTGTTTGTAG GAAGTCGGCGTATGATTGACGTGATGGATGTGTCTACTCAGAAGGGCACGGAGATGTCAATGGCCCAGTGGAGGCGTTACTATGAGACTCCTCCCTCTCAGAGAGAGAAGCTTTACAATGTTATCAGCCTTGAATTTAGCCACACTAAACTAGAGAGCCTCGTCAAAAGACCTGACACG GTGGACATGATTGACTGGGTGGACAACATGTGGCCACGGCACTTAAAAGAAAGGCAAAGAGATGCCACAAACTCGATCATGGACATGCAATACCCCAAAGTGCAGAA GTACTGCCTAATGAGCGTGCAGGGCTGTTACACAGATTTCCACATAGACTTTGGAGGCACATCTGTGTGGTACCACATACTGCGGGGATGCAAG GTGTTTTGGTTAATCCCACCCACGCCACAAAACCTGGAGCTTTATGAGAACTGGGTGTTGTCAGGGAAACAAGGCGACATCTTCCTTGGTGACAAGGCCACTGATTGCCAGAGGATTGAGCTCAAGCAGGGCTACACATTCATTATTCCATCGG gTTGGATTCATGCGGTGTATACACCAGTGGACACACTTGTATTTGGTGGAAATTTTCTACATAGTTTTAATATCCCCATGCAACTGCACATCTCCAGCATTGAGGACAGGACAAGG GAAGATTTTCCTTACTGCTTTACG GTGCCTGCTAAGTTCCGGTATCCGTTCTATTATGAGATGGGTTGGTACGTGTTGGAGCGTTATCTGTACAGCATGACCAACACATCATATCTCATCCCTGAGTTCCAGAAATACTCTCTGGGCATTG GCTTGAAGCGCGAAAGCTCGGGCTGTGAGGTACTAAATGGCCACACTAAAGAGGAAAGAGAAGACAACGATGCTCCCTCTTCACCTAGTGGGCCAGGGGTGAAGCTTCACTTGACTCCCTTTGAGCTGGAGGGGTTGTGGAACCTGGTAGGGAAGTTGGAGTCACTTCCCTCACATAAGAAGTGTGTGCCTTCAGGAATACACAATGCTGCTGCCCTGCTACACGACATAAGG GCGTTATTGAAAGAACATGCCAATGACATCCCTAAACTCTCATACACTGGAAAACCCATTGTCAGATGGCCAAAGAGG CCCCCCTGGTACCAGCCCCCTCCTCCCCCTCCACCTGTCATTCGTCCCAAGCTGGCAACCACACCCATTGTTTCACGGCCAGTGAAACCAGCCTCCAATATGTCGGTTCTGCGACGGCGCCGCGTGCGCTGTAAACGCTGCGAGGCCTGTCTGCGCACAGAATGTGGTGACTGCAACTTCTGCAGAGACATGAAGAAATTTGGTGGCCCTGGCAAACTCAAACAGACCTGTGTACTACGCCAGTGTCTTGCT CCTGGTCTGCCGCTCTCTGCTGTATGTGAGATCTGTGAGGAAGGCAACCAGGAGACTAGTGAAGAGCTCATGGAGTGCTCCAACTGTGCTCAGATAGCACATCCTAGCTGTTTGAAG ACATCTGGTGAGGGAGTGGTGAACAAAGACCTACCGAGCTGCTGGGAGTGTCCCAAATGTGTTTTCGGCAAAGACACAGATTCTGAG TCGTCAGGCAGCggtgatgacatcactgcacAGGATGGGTCAGGGGGGCGTGGGGGCGAGGGCGGGGCATGGCACGGGGTCGGGCGGCCCccctcttctctctctcacGGGTCGCTCCAGAAACGGGCAGCAGCCCCTGAGCAGCGGCTCAGGAAGAGG CTAAAATTGGAGGGTGGTAAAACGCAT AAACGCAAATCTTCATCTCTTGATCCTCGCGTGGCTAAGATCTACCGGCGACATGGAATGGAACACGATGATGATTCAGGCAGCGATGACGATGGAGATAGTGGCAAGATGTCATCAGTCCGGGGCGGGGTCTCTTCATCCCGCCGAGGTTATGGAGCTGGCAGACGAGGTGTTTGGAGAGGCTCCTCGCATCGAGGGAGTCGAGGGGGAGGCAGCTTGGCAACAAGTTCGCTGAAAATGAGACGAGGACTTGGGGCAAGAGGGGAGAGTAGGGGTCGGGTTAGGTTACGAGGAGGATCCCATATGAGGCGACGACGCTATGAAacagaggatgatgatgatgacgatgacgacgatgatgatgatgatgaggatgatgatgatgaggatgacAGTGATGAAGAGAGGCATCTTAGCCGGTCAGATAAAGAGCATCGTTCAAGGAGACGGAGACGGAGAGGTGATGActacgatgatgatgatgacgacgacgaggatgatgatgatgaggaagaCAGTGAGGATCAGGACTTTGATGGAGAGGATGATGAAATGGAAGATTTGGATGACGGAGGAGAGGAAGATGATGAGGATGGAGAGAACCAATCAGACTCTGATCCTGATCCACCCGTCTTACTTGTCTCAGACTTGAACGATGATCTGCTGAACGATTCCTACTTGACTGTGACCCTCCAGCGTCCTCCAAAGGCCAAACGTGACCCAGGCTCCATTGTACCCAAACTAGAGGCGGCTATGTCTCCCCGAACACCTAGCGGTCCTGGCTTCATCCAGCGCAAAACGCTACCCAGGACCCGACTCAGGAACAGCACCTCGACACCTGCAGGGAATGGCCTCTCTCAGTCCAAAAGCGCCCACACTTCCGGCCGCCACACAAGGCGGAACTCCAACCAAGATGGTCGAGACAGAGACACAGCATCACCTTCCTCTATGTCTTCTCGTTCCTCTGTTTCTCCACCACCTCCTCCTCCAGCTGTCACCACTTCTTCCCCTCCTTCCCTTCTTTCTCATCCCTCATTCCGTGATGTAGGAAACGAGCGTGGCTGTGAAAAAGACATTTGGGTATCAGTGTTCCGCTACTTGGGTCGGACTGACTTGGCTGTGTGTATGAGAGTCTGCAAGGCTTGGTACAAGTG GTGTTGTGATAAGCGCTTATGGACACGGATAGATCTGAGTCGTTGTCGGGCACTCAGCCCTCAGGGTCTGTCAGCTGTCATTAAACGACAACCTGTGACACTTGACCTCTCCTGGACACCTGTATCAAAGAAACAGATTGCCTGGCTCATTCATCACCTCCCAA GTTTAAAAGATCTAATAATGTCAGGTTGTTCTTCATTATGCGTGTCAGCGTTAAGTTCGCAGAGCTGTCCAGGTTTGCGGACACTTGACCTGTGTTGGGCCGTGGGCGTCAAAGATTCACAAATAAAAGACCTTATTGTGCAACCAG GCAGTGAAAGTCGCAGTCGATTAAGAGGTTTGCTCACTCTGCGCTTGTCTGGTTTGGATGTGAGTGACTCTACCCTTAAGATGATCGTCAGACATATGCCTTCACTACGCCGGTTAGATTTGTCCCACTGCCAGGGGCTCACAGACCAGTCCATCAACCTGCTCACCGCTACTGGCTGTAATACTCGCAACACACTCAGACAGCTCAATCTTTCAG